A single window of Nicotiana sylvestris chromosome 5, ASM39365v2, whole genome shotgun sequence DNA harbors:
- the LOC104235482 gene encoding uncharacterized protein: MGFLKEDRKTRVLRWVKTLFFLISMIISLLLFSAPIVLVIADTLIPSALLSASLSPSSFSVQTLSSHLSNYDFRYSLVDIPLISIIRSVIILCVYSLCDGPRLSRGPYLGIATICSISSLVFVSLKASYVFANTSSSDRGGYVKAMEMALFICSLALAIAHVVVAYRISCRERRKLLVYKIDIEAVSACKMGSFYRYIKVLPQERLKLNTNLQSICT, translated from the exons ATGGGATTTTTAAAAGAAGATAGAAAAACCAGAGTTTTAAGATGGGTCAAAACTCTTTTTTTCTTGATTTCTATGATCATATCACTTCTACTTTTTTCTGCCCCTATTGTTCTTGTAATTGCAGATACACTTATCCCTTCAGCCTTATTGTCTGCTTCTCTTTCCCCATCTTCTTTTTCTGTTCAAACTCTTTCTTCCCATCTGAGTAACTATGATTTTCGGTATTCACTTGTTGATATTCCTCTTATCTCCATCATTAGGTCTGTCATCATCTTAT GCGTATATAGCTTATGTGATGGTCCAAGACTATCAAGAGGACCATATTTGGGAATTGCAACAATATGTTCAATATCATCTTTGGTGTTTGTCTCCTTAAAAGCTTCTTATGTATTTGCAAACACTTCGAGCTCTGATCGAGGAGGCTACGTTAAAGCAATGGAAATGGCACTATTTATATGTTCATTAGCATTGGCCATTGCACATGTAGTTGTGGCATATAGAATTAGCTGCAGGGAAAGAAGAAAGCTACTTGTTTACAAAATTGATATTGAAGCT GTCTCAGCATGCAAGATGGGATCATTTTATAGATATATTAAAGTACTCCCACAAGAAAGACTAAAGTTAAACACAAATCTACAATCC